One genomic segment of Danio rerio strain Tuebingen ecotype United States chromosome 11, GRCz12tu, whole genome shotgun sequence includes these proteins:
- the LOC141376589 gene encoding uncharacterized protein encodes MAEKNLKRCVPPCSRFITAGDSHDLCLECLGEEHALAAFENADCGHCDALSRKVLRSRREFFNKAPMAHAPRGSAHARAEAERRLRSWGSQLDLADEMETDSVLSLSGSVRSNPPSVASEARSAVSSAPRGRAASSVSEETEAPQQQMQRGSGNLPPQSVEYEELVEVISHAADRFEVIDWQPAREQQQLRLTGMLDERELPSRVDPPLRHLPFCPELHDAVSKSWKNPYSARLMTPKTAIYSAVRGLGEKACTVMPMIEEDLARRRPDLKSARVPPLSSRPLRVTSGLVGKAYMTAGQSVGCLHTMSVLQAYKADLIKECLDGVGSTPEQLREALRASDLALRATKEAASSLGRSMATLVAAEQHLWLTQAEVSETDRAIFMDASISSSGLFGDAVDCVPESFDRVKKTL; translated from the coding sequence atggcagagaaaaacttaaaacgttgtgtgcctccatgctctcgctttattacggctggtgactcacatgatttgtgtttagagtgtttgggagAAGAGCATGCCCTGGCAGCATTTGAGAATGCTGACTGTGGACACTGTGACGCTCTCTCCCGTAAAGTGCTGCGTAGTCGTAGGgagttctttaataaagctcCCATGGCGCACGCTCCTCGCGGTTCGGCTCACGCTCGTGCTGAGGCTGAGCGTCGACTTCGGTCGTGGGGTTCGCAGCTAGATCTGGCGGATGAGATGGAGACTGACTCTGTCCTTTCTCTTTCTGGATCCGTGAGATCTAATCCTCCTTCGGTAGCGTCAGAAGCACGCTCTGCAGTTTCTTCTGCGCCTCGTGGGAGGGCGGCGTCCTCCGTTTCCGAGGAAACCGAGGCGCCACAGCAGCAAATGCAAAGAGGATCGGGGAATCTGCCGCCCCAGTCAGTGGAATATGAggagttagtggaggtgatttcacATGCTGCTGACAGGTTTGAAGTAATAGATTGGCAGCCAGCacgtgagcagcagcagctgcgtctgacaggaatgctggatgagagagaattacccagcagagtagatcctccactaaggcacctccccttttgtcccgagctacatgatgcggtttctaaatcatggaaaaatccgtattcagcacggttaatgacaccaaaaacagctatttattcagcagttcgtggGCTAGGGGAAAAGGCATGTACAGTAATGCCAATGATAGAAGAGGACTTAGCGCGTCGTCGTCcagatctaaaatctgcaagggtccctcctttgtcatcgagaccattaagagtaacatcgggtctagtcggcaaagcatatatgacggctggtcagtctgttggatgcctgcacaccatgtcagtgctgcaggcatataaggctgacctaattaaagagtgcctagATGGTGTGGGATCGACACCCGAACAGCTTCGAGAAGCTCTTCGGGCGTCAGATCTAGCTTTAAGAGCTACTAAAGAGGCAGCCTCTAGTTTGGGGCGATCTATGGCTACCCTGGTGGCTGCTGAGCAGCACCtctggctgacacaagcagaaGTGTCAGAAACCGATAGAGCTATTTTTATGGATGCTTCaatatcgagctcagggctcttcggtGACGCCGTCGATTGCGTCCCAGAATCCTTCGACAGAGTTAAAAAAACGCTCTAG